The Acidimicrobiales bacterium genome window below encodes:
- the tal gene encoding transaldolase: MTRLHDLYRLGGQSPWIDDLKRSYVAAGGLEELVAKGIRGVTSNPTIMAKAIEAGSDYDEQFFDLVAAGSTVEEAYWELVLFDVLGASRILRPVFDEARGGDGFVSIEVSPAVAHDTEATIAMARDLHRRLERPNAFVKIPATLEGVPAIEEMIAGGHSINVTLIFSLERYTAVIEAYLRGLERFAAGGGDLSTVASVASFFVSRVDTEVDRRLEAIAAGAPGSATAREAEALRGKAAVAQARLAYALFSERFGDGRFAALAEKGARRQRPLWASTSTKNPVYPDLLYVEGLIGPDTVDTMPGPTADAFLDHGTVARTVDEDPEGARSVIERLGTVGVDLADVTEQIEHEGVTSFAKSFDEVIEKLEEKAASAPKHP; the protein is encoded by the coding sequence ATGACCCGTTTGCACGATCTCTACCGCCTCGGCGGCCAGAGCCCCTGGATCGACGACCTGAAGCGCTCCTACGTCGCCGCCGGCGGCCTCGAGGAGCTGGTCGCGAAGGGCATCCGCGGCGTGACCTCCAACCCGACGATCATGGCCAAGGCGATCGAGGCGGGGAGCGACTACGACGAGCAGTTCTTCGACCTCGTCGCCGCCGGCTCGACCGTCGAGGAGGCCTACTGGGAGCTCGTGCTCTTCGACGTCCTCGGCGCCTCACGCATCTTGCGCCCGGTCTTCGACGAGGCGCGAGGCGGCGACGGCTTCGTCTCGATCGAGGTCTCGCCGGCCGTCGCGCACGACACCGAGGCGACGATCGCGATGGCCCGCGACCTGCACCGCCGCCTCGAGCGGCCGAACGCCTTTGTGAAGATCCCCGCGACCCTCGAAGGCGTCCCGGCGATCGAGGAGATGATCGCCGGCGGGCACAGCATCAACGTCACGCTGATCTTCTCCCTCGAGCGCTACACGGCCGTGATCGAGGCCTACCTGCGCGGCCTCGAGCGCTTCGCCGCCGGCGGCGGCGACCTCTCGACCGTCGCCTCGGTCGCCTCGTTCTTCGTGAGCCGCGTCGACACCGAGGTCGACCGCCGCCTCGAGGCGATCGCCGCTGGCGCGCCCGGGAGCGCCACGGCCCGTGAGGCCGAGGCGCTGCGCGGCAAGGCTGCCGTCGCACAGGCCCGCCTCGCCTACGCGCTGTTCAGCGAGCGCTTCGGCGACGGGCGCTTCGCCGCGCTCGCCGAAAAGGGCGCCCGTCGCCAGCGCCCGCTGTGGGCCTCCACCTCCACCAAGAACCCGGTCTATCCCGACCTCCTCTACGTCGAAGGGCTCATCGGCCCCGACACGGTGGACACGATGCCCGGCCCGACGGCCGACGCCTTCCTCGACCACGGGACCGTGGCACGGACCGTCGACGAGGACCCCGAGGGGGCGCGCTCGGTCATCGAGCGCCTCGGGACCGTCGGCGTCGACCTCGCCGACGTCACCGAACAGATCGAGCACGAGGGTGTGACCTCCTTCGCGAAGTCCTTCGACGAGGTCATCGAGAAGCTGGAGGAGAAGGCGGCCTCGGCCCCCAAGCACCCCTGA
- the zwf gene encoding glucose-6-phosphate dehydrogenase, which translates to MSTEAAMLPDPPGHGGEVVELDAGLSRRADPLALVIFGASGDLAHRKILPALGALAARGTLPAEFSVVGVARTELSDEEFRKLCEEAAPPHEAERWKKVLPNFRYVSGDYGDPATFSRLRAVLEELDHQAGTSGNRVYYLATIPALFLTVAQGLAKEELNRPAEGGTFARLVVEKPFGSDLASAHELDAALHGCFAEEQIFRIDHYMGKETVLNVLALRFANSIFEPIWNRRYVDHVQVTVGESLGVEHRGNFYEHAGALRDIVQNHVMQVLALTLMEPPPTMDATAIRDEKVKLLRSVVIPSVEEEVNNVVRGQYVRGAIDGEEVPGYREEEGVDPASQTETFVAMSLNVDNWRWAGVPIFVRTGKRLKKRATEVSMVFDRPPHLAFAGRLARDLRPDALTLRIQPDEGISLSFGAKVPGPAFRVRSVSMEFNYSETFPGENADAYERLLLDAMLGDPMLFIRTDEVDQAWAIVSPIQASFADAEPPLARYVAGSWGPVEAERLIEARGHQWRNP; encoded by the coding sequence ATGTCCACCGAAGCCGCGATGCTCCCCGACCCACCCGGGCACGGCGGCGAAGTCGTGGAGCTCGATGCCGGGCTCTCGCGTCGCGCCGACCCGCTCGCGCTCGTGATATTCGGCGCCTCCGGTGACCTCGCGCACCGCAAGATCCTCCCCGCCCTCGGCGCGCTCGCCGCCCGCGGCACGCTGCCGGCCGAGTTCTCGGTGGTCGGCGTGGCGCGCACCGAGCTCAGCGACGAGGAGTTCCGCAAGCTCTGCGAGGAGGCTGCGCCCCCCCACGAGGCGGAGCGGTGGAAGAAGGTCCTCCCCAACTTCCGCTACGTGAGCGGCGACTACGGCGACCCCGCGACCTTCAGCCGCCTGCGCGCCGTGCTCGAGGAGCTCGACCATCAGGCCGGCACCTCCGGCAACCGGGTCTACTACCTGGCGACCATCCCGGCGCTGTTCTTGACGGTCGCGCAGGGGCTCGCCAAGGAGGAGCTGAACCGCCCGGCCGAGGGGGGCACCTTCGCCCGCCTCGTCGTCGAGAAGCCTTTCGGCTCGGACCTCGCCTCCGCCCACGAGCTCGACGCCGCGCTGCACGGCTGCTTCGCCGAGGAGCAGATCTTCCGCATAGACCACTACATGGGCAAGGAGACGGTGCTGAACGTCCTCGCCCTGCGCTTCGCGAACTCGATCTTCGAGCCGATCTGGAACCGCCGCTACGTCGACCACGTGCAGGTCACGGTGGGTGAGAGCCTCGGGGTCGAGCATCGCGGCAACTTCTACGAGCACGCGGGGGCGCTACGCGACATCGTGCAGAACCACGTGATGCAGGTCCTCGCGCTCACCTTGATGGAGCCGCCCCCGACGATGGACGCCACCGCGATCCGCGACGAGAAGGTGAAGCTGCTGCGCTCGGTGGTGATCCCCTCTGTCGAGGAGGAGGTGAACAACGTCGTGCGTGGACAGTACGTGCGCGGCGCGATCGACGGGGAGGAGGTGCCCGGCTACCGCGAGGAGGAGGGCGTCGACCCCGCCAGCCAGACCGAGACCTTCGTCGCGATGTCGCTGAACGTCGACAACTGGCGCTGGGCCGGCGTGCCGATCTTCGTGCGTACGGGCAAGCGGCTGAAGAAGCGGGCGACGGAGGTGTCGATGGTCTTCGACCGCCCTCCGCACCTCGCCTTCGCCGGCCGCCTCGCCCGCGACCTGCGCCCCGACGCGCTCACGCTGCGGATTCAGCCCGACGAGGGGATCAGCCTCTCGTTCGGTGCCAAGGTGCCCGGCCCGGCCTTCCGGGTGCGCAGCGTGTCGATGGAGTTCAACTACTCCGAGACCTTCCCGGGCGAGAACGCCGACGCCTACGAGCGCCTCCTCCTCGACGCGATGCTCGGCGACCCGATGCTGTTCATCCGCACCGACGAGGTCGACCAGGCGTGGGCGATCGTCTCGCCGATCCAGGCCTCCTTCGCCGACGCCGAGCCGCCCCTCGCCCGCTACGTGGCGGGCAGCTGGGGGCCGGTCGAGGCCGAGCGGCTCATCGAGGCGAGAGGTCACCAATGGCGGAATCCGTGA
- a CDS encoding 6-phosphogluconolactonase: protein MIGEVRVVDDVPGVFAEVVAIEIDRVLGAADAPAAFRIGCSGSSSAARAFARLAENDTVPWGRLACYFVDERCVAPDSPEANQQTLREALAPRLSGLARFAVMDCSLGAAAYEEILRNEGTYHLAQLGMGPDGHTASLFPHSPGLAAPADRLVVDNVDPSGRNVHPRLSLTFAALAAIPRLVMTVTGADKADALAKVDAGEDLPAARVDSSSVLWLCDEAAAAGLS from the coding sequence GTGATCGGCGAGGTGCGGGTCGTCGACGACGTCCCGGGCGTCTTCGCGGAGGTGGTCGCGATCGAGATCGACCGGGTGCTCGGCGCCGCGGACGCGCCGGCGGCCTTCCGCATCGGCTGCTCCGGCTCCTCCTCGGCGGCGCGCGCCTTCGCTCGCCTGGCGGAGAACGACACCGTCCCCTGGGGGCGGCTCGCCTGCTACTTCGTCGACGAGCGCTGCGTCGCTCCGGACTCGCCCGAGGCGAACCAGCAGACGCTGCGCGAGGCGCTCGCGCCGCGCCTCTCAGGGCTGGCGCGCTTCGCGGTGATGGACTGCTCGCTCGGCGCCGCGGCCTACGAGGAGATCCTCCGCAACGAGGGCACCTACCACCTCGCGCAGCTCGGGATGGGCCCCGACGGCCACACTGCCTCGCTGTTCCCCCACTCCCCGGGGCTCGCCGCCCCCGCCGACCGGCTGGTGGTCGACAACGTCGACCCCTCCGGCCGCAACGTCCACCCCCGCCTCAGCCTCACCTTCGCCGCCCTCGCGGCGATCCCGCGCCTTGTGATGACGGTGACCGGCGCCGACAAAGCCGACGCGCTCGCGAAGGTCGACGCCGGAGAGGACCTGCCGGCGGCGCGCGTCGACTCCTCCTCGGTGCTCTGGCTCTGCGACGAGGCGGCCGCGGCCGGGCTCTCTTGA
- a CDS encoding TIGR00730 family Rossman fold protein, translating to MLELADALIATSGVRRNRDLLREIVAATLGLAREEASRLDLKIARAALSEMANAFRIFAPFREVPKVTIFGSARTAPSDGLYTLTRELARRLAEKGCMVVTGAGPGIMAAGNEGAGRAMTIGVNIRLPFETEANSWIDVGDKLVEMKYFFTRKLMLMKESAGFLVLPGGFGTLDEAFELLTLLQTGKAEPAPIVLVDTPNGRYWSAWEEFVSGVVYARGLADAADASLYRITDDVDDAIEELLGFYRNYHSRRFVGETMVLRLHHAPSAVQLAELTERFADLCGTRGIYATDPLPPERADHDHLELARIALEFDRSRHSRLRQLIDALNALAPLHADELGSLPPSPTDEA from the coding sequence GTGCTCGAGCTCGCCGATGCCCTCATCGCGACGAGCGGCGTGCGGCGCAACCGCGACCTGCTCCGCGAGATCGTCGCCGCCACCCTCGGCCTCGCCCGCGAGGAAGCGAGCCGCCTCGACCTGAAGATCGCCCGCGCCGCGCTCTCCGAGATGGCCAACGCCTTCCGGATCTTCGCCCCCTTCCGCGAGGTGCCGAAGGTGACGATCTTCGGCTCCGCCCGCACCGCCCCCTCCGACGGCCTCTACACGCTCACCCGCGAGCTCGCCCGCCGCCTCGCCGAGAAGGGGTGCATGGTGGTCACCGGCGCGGGGCCGGGGATCATGGCCGCCGGCAACGAGGGTGCGGGGCGGGCGATGACGATCGGCGTGAACATCCGGCTCCCATTCGAGACCGAGGCGAACTCCTGGATCGACGTCGGAGACAAGCTCGTCGAGATGAAGTACTTCTTCACCCGCAAGCTGATGCTGATGAAGGAGTCCGCCGGCTTCCTCGTCCTGCCGGGTGGCTTCGGCACCCTCGACGAGGCCTTCGAGCTGCTCACCCTGCTGCAGACGGGCAAGGCCGAGCCGGCGCCGATCGTGCTTGTCGACACGCCGAACGGCCGCTACTGGAGTGCATGGGAGGAGTTCGTCTCCGGCGTGGTCTACGCGCGGGGCCTGGCCGACGCCGCCGACGCCTCGCTCTACCGGATCACCGACGACGTCGACGACGCGATCGAGGAGCTTCTCGGCTTCTACCGCAACTACCACTCCCGTCGCTTCGTCGGCGAGACGATGGTGCTGCGCCTGCACCACGCGCCGAGCGCGGTGCAGCTCGCCGAGCTCACCGAGCGCTTCGCCGACCTCTGCGGGACCCGCGGCATCTACGCCACCGACCCCCTCCCCCCCGAGCGCGCCGATCACGACCACCTCGAGCTGGCGCGCATCGCGCTCGAGTTCGACCGCTCGCGCCACTCCCGGCTGCGCCAGCTGATCGACGCGCTGAACGCCCTCGCGCCGTTGCACGCCGACGAGCTCGGCTCGCTGCCGCCCTCGCCCACCGACGAGGCCTGA
- a CDS encoding glutamate synthase subunit beta encodes MADPRGFLRLEREGPKRRPVAERLQDWREVYLPFGDGQLKDQAARCMDCGIPFCHEGCPLGNLIPEWNDLVWRDEMPEASDRLHATNNFPEFTGRLCPAPCEGSCVLGISEEPVSIKQVEVEIASWSQARGLAPQPPTTQTGKRVAVVGSGPSGLAAAQQLTRAGHEVVVFERAEQPGGLVRYGVPEFKLEKHVIDQRIAQMEAEGTRFRLRTVVGAAGATEVPGAAAAEGLTVVDAATLTAEFDAILLAVGSTRPRDLEVPGRELSGVHFAMDYLKGANLVCEGVLAEPPITAAGKQVVIIGGGDTGADCLGTVHRQGAAGVTQIEILPEPPASRAAGNPWPTWPVILRSAAAHEEGGERLYSLATSSLEGDGASAVRGLSVSQVTRAADGPGFDPLPGSERLLEADLVLLALGFLGPEQQGVVGELGCELNARGNIAVDGRFMTSVEGVFACGDCQRGQSLIVWAIAEGRSAAAALDAYLTGASDLPAPLRPGAVALI; translated from the coding sequence GTGGCTGATCCCCGGGGCTTCCTCCGCCTCGAGCGCGAGGGGCCGAAGCGCCGCCCGGTCGCCGAGCGGCTGCAGGACTGGCGCGAGGTCTACCTCCCCTTCGGCGACGGCCAGCTGAAGGACCAGGCGGCGCGCTGCATGGACTGCGGCATCCCCTTCTGCCACGAGGGCTGCCCGCTCGGGAACCTCATCCCCGAGTGGAATGACCTCGTCTGGCGCGACGAGATGCCCGAGGCGAGCGACCGCCTGCACGCGACGAACAACTTTCCTGAGTTCACCGGCCGCCTCTGCCCGGCCCCTTGCGAGGGGTCCTGCGTCCTCGGCATCTCCGAGGAGCCCGTCTCGATCAAGCAGGTCGAGGTGGAGATCGCCAGCTGGAGCCAGGCGCGCGGCCTCGCCCCACAGCCACCGACGACGCAGACCGGCAAGCGGGTCGCCGTCGTCGGCTCCGGCCCCTCGGGGCTCGCCGCCGCGCAGCAGCTCACCCGCGCCGGCCACGAGGTCGTCGTCTTCGAGCGCGCCGAGCAGCCGGGCGGCCTCGTCCGCTACGGGGTCCCGGAGTTCAAGCTCGAGAAGCACGTCATCGACCAGCGGATCGCGCAGATGGAGGCGGAGGGGACGCGCTTTCGCCTGCGCACCGTGGTCGGCGCCGCCGGCGCGACCGAGGTCCCCGGAGCCGCCGCGGCCGAGGGCCTCACCGTCGTCGACGCCGCGACCCTCACCGCCGAGTTCGACGCGATCCTCCTCGCCGTCGGCTCGACGCGGCCCCGCGACCTCGAAGTCCCCGGCCGCGAGCTCTCCGGTGTGCACTTCGCGATGGACTACCTGAAGGGCGCGAACCTCGTCTGCGAGGGGGTGCTCGCCGAACCGCCGATCACCGCCGCGGGAAAGCAGGTGGTGATCATCGGGGGCGGCGACACCGGCGCCGACTGCCTCGGCACCGTGCACCGCCAGGGGGCGGCCGGGGTCACCCAAATCGAGATCCTCCCCGAGCCCCCGGCGAGCCGCGCCGCGGGCAACCCGTGGCCGACCTGGCCGGTGATCCTTCGCAGCGCCGCCGCCCACGAGGAGGGCGGGGAGCGCCTCTACTCCCTCGCCACCTCCTCGCTCGAGGGCGACGGCGCGAGCGCGGTGCGCGGCCTCTCGGTGAGCCAGGTGACCCGCGCCGCGGACGGCCCCGGCTTCGACCCGCTGCCCGGCAGCGAGCGTCTCCTAGAGGCCGACCTCGTGCTCCTCGCGCTCGGCTTCCTCGGCCCCGAGCAGCAGGGGGTCGTCGGCGAGCTCGGCTGCGAGCTCAACGCGCGCGGCAACATCGCCGTCGACGGCCGCTTCATGACGAGCGTCGAGGGGGTCTTCGCCTGCGGGGACTGCCAGCGCGGGCAGAGCCTGATCGTCTGGGCGATCGCCGAGGGGCGCTCCGCCGCGGCCGCGCTCGACGCCTACCTGACCGGCGCGAGCGACCTCCCGGCGCCGCTCCGTCCCGGGGCCGTCGCCCTCATCTGA
- the gltB gene encoding glutamate synthase large subunit yields the protein MSEDPGLKGLYSDRFEHDACGVGFVADLNRRPRHETVDLGLQALENLRHRGAFGADPETGDGAGILIQLPHRFYAEVLDVPLPAAGRYATGIAFLPAEPAAAAAAREAVAAIAEEEGLDVLTWRPVPVVLSEAGAGAQQVAPQFSQLFLVPRTTTVLSDDLALERLAYVVRKRVEHAVAGVYFPSLSSRTIVYKGMLSTEQLRRFYPDLSDERVESSLALVHSRFSTNTFPSWPLAHPYRLVAHNGEINTLAGNRNWMRARESLLATDRFGEDLGRLFPVISPGASDSASFDEVLELLHLSGRSLPHAVLMMIPEAWENHREMDAARKAFYRYHGCLMEPWDGPAAVAFTDGTLVGAVLDRNGLRPARYWVRDDGLVVLASEVGVIEMEPERIVRKGRLQPGRMFLVDTAAGRIVDDAEVKADLAAAAPYGEWLEEHLLQIADLPPKRALVPQHGSIVDQQRLFGYTNEELRLILGPMARSGYEPVGSMGSDTPIPVLSDRPRLLFDYFTQLFAQVTNPPLDALKEELVTSLSATVGPERNLLAPEPESCRQITLDFPVIDDNDLAKLLYVNDEGETPGFRSFAIDGLYPVGEGGAGLAAAIERICGEVLAAIEEGTNVVILSDRHASAELAPIPSLLLTAAVHHHLVRERARTRTGLVVETGEAREVHHMALLVGYGAAAVNPYLAVETVAEMARRGELGATTERAAVQHYIKAAGKGVLKVMSKMGISTIASYTGAQVFEAVGLERGLVDRYFTGTTSHLGGSDLEVIAAEAARRHHLAFPDRPSELAHREIEVGGEYQWRREGEYHLFNPKTVFKLQHATRAKRYEIFKEYTHLVDEQAEQLATLRGLLRLRTGEGAPRPPIRIEEVEPVEAIVRRFSTGAMSYGSISAEAHETLAIAMNRLGGKSNTGEGGEDPARFVPDENGDSRRSAIKQVASGRFGVTSNYLVNADDLQIKMAQGAKPGEGGQLPGGKVWPWIARTRYSTPGVGLISPPPHHDIYSIEDLAQLIHDLKNANDRARVHVKLVAEVGVGTVAAGVAKAHADVVLISGYDGGTGAAPLTSLKHAGSPWEIGLAETQQTLVRNALRDRIVVQVDGQLKTGRDVVIAALLGAEEFGFASAPLVVSGCVMMRVCHLDTCPVGIATQNPELRKRFNGKPEFVETFFRYLAEEVREHLAALGYATIEEAVGHVESLDTTEAVGHWKAQGLDLSPLLVAAEPFHGSTELHKVRDQDHGLALALDNVLIAEARAALEDAKPVQIEHEVRNTNRTVGTMLGAEVTRRYGADGLPDATIRVLLTGSAGQSLAAFLPAGIEITLFGDANDYLAKGLSGGRVVLRPPRGATFAAAENIIAGNVCAYGATGGELFISGQVGERFCVRNSGATAVVEGVGDHACEYMTGGRVVILGATGRNVAAGMSGGIAYIHDPDDLLRLRLNTELVDVEVPDEGDRRFLLDLIERHRDLTGSQRAAELLESPDESLSAFKKVMPRDYRRVLEITRLAIERGESVDDAIMAAVGG from the coding sequence ATGAGCGAGGACCCGGGCCTGAAGGGCCTGTATTCAGACCGCTTCGAACACGACGCCTGCGGTGTGGGCTTCGTCGCCGACTTGAACCGGCGGCCCCGCCACGAGACCGTCGACCTCGGCCTGCAGGCGCTCGAGAACCTGCGCCACCGCGGCGCATTCGGAGCCGACCCCGAGACCGGTGACGGGGCGGGCATCCTCATCCAGCTGCCGCACCGCTTCTACGCGGAGGTTCTCGACGTCCCCCTGCCCGCCGCCGGGCGCTACGCCACCGGCATCGCCTTCCTCCCCGCCGAGCCGGCCGCGGCGGCCGCGGCGCGGGAGGCGGTCGCGGCGATCGCCGAGGAAGAGGGCCTCGACGTCCTCACGTGGCGGCCGGTCCCGGTGGTCCTCAGCGAGGCGGGTGCCGGGGCGCAGCAGGTGGCGCCCCAGTTCTCGCAGCTCTTCCTCGTGCCGAGGACGACCACCGTGCTCTCGGACGACCTCGCGCTGGAGCGGCTCGCCTACGTCGTGCGCAAGCGCGTCGAGCACGCCGTGGCCGGGGTGTACTTCCCCTCGCTCTCCAGCCGAACGATCGTCTACAAGGGCATGCTCTCCACCGAGCAGCTGCGCCGCTTCTACCCGGACCTGTCCGACGAGCGCGTCGAGAGCTCGCTCGCGCTCGTCCACTCCCGCTTCTCGACCAACACCTTCCCCTCCTGGCCGCTCGCCCATCCGTACCGGTTGGTGGCGCACAACGGCGAGATCAACACCCTGGCCGGCAACCGCAACTGGATGCGCGCCCGCGAATCGCTCCTCGCGACCGACCGCTTCGGCGAGGACCTCGGGCGCCTCTTCCCCGTGATCAGCCCGGGCGCTTCGGACTCGGCCTCCTTCGACGAGGTCCTCGAGCTGCTGCACCTCTCCGGTCGCTCGCTGCCGCACGCGGTGCTGATGATGATCCCCGAGGCGTGGGAGAACCACAGGGAGATGGACGCCGCTCGCAAGGCCTTCTACCGCTACCACGGCTGTCTCATGGAGCCGTGGGACGGCCCGGCGGCCGTTGCCTTCACGGACGGCACGCTGGTCGGCGCCGTCCTCGACCGCAACGGGCTGCGCCCCGCCCGCTACTGGGTGCGCGACGACGGTCTCGTCGTGCTCGCCTCCGAGGTCGGGGTGATTGAGATGGAGCCCGAGCGCATCGTCCGCAAGGGTCGCCTGCAGCCGGGACGGATGTTCCTCGTCGACACGGCCGCTGGCCGCATCGTCGACGACGCGGAGGTAAAGGCGGACCTCGCCGCGGCCGCGCCGTACGGCGAGTGGCTGGAGGAGCACCTCCTGCAAATCGCGGACCTGCCGCCCAAGCGCGCCCTCGTCCCGCAGCACGGCTCGATCGTCGACCAGCAGCGCCTCTTCGGCTACACCAACGAGGAGCTGCGGCTGATCCTCGGGCCGATGGCCCGCTCCGGCTACGAGCCCGTCGGCTCGATGGGCTCGGACACGCCGATCCCGGTCCTCTCGGACCGGCCGCGGCTGCTCTTCGACTACTTCACCCAGCTCTTCGCGCAGGTCACCAACCCGCCGCTCGACGCGCTGAAGGAGGAGCTCGTCACCTCGCTCTCCGCGACGGTCGGCCCGGAGCGCAACCTCCTCGCCCCCGAGCCGGAGTCCTGCCGACAGATCACCCTCGACTTCCCGGTGATCGACGACAACGACCTCGCGAAGCTCCTCTATGTGAACGACGAGGGGGAGACCCCCGGCTTTCGTTCGTTCGCGATCGACGGCCTCTACCCCGTCGGGGAGGGCGGCGCGGGGCTCGCGGCGGCGATCGAGCGGATCTGCGGCGAGGTGCTCGCGGCGATCGAGGAGGGCACGAACGTCGTGATCCTCTCGGACCGCCACGCCTCGGCCGAGCTCGCACCGATCCCCTCACTGCTGCTCACCGCCGCGGTCCATCACCACCTGGTGCGCGAGCGGGCCCGCACCCGCACCGGGCTCGTCGTCGAGACCGGTGAGGCGCGCGAGGTCCATCACATGGCGCTCCTCGTCGGCTACGGCGCCGCCGCGGTGAACCCCTACCTCGCCGTCGAGACGGTCGCCGAGATGGCGCGTCGCGGCGAGCTCGGCGCGACGACAGAGCGCGCCGCCGTCCAGCACTACATCAAGGCCGCCGGGAAGGGTGTCTTGAAGGTGATGTCGAAGATGGGCATCTCGACGATCGCCTCCTATACCGGCGCGCAGGTCTTCGAAGCCGTCGGCCTCGAGCGCGGGCTCGTCGACCGTTACTTCACCGGCACGACGAGCCACCTCGGGGGCTCGGATCTCGAGGTCATCGCCGCCGAAGCGGCGCGGCGCCACCACCTGGCCTTCCCCGACCGGCCGAGCGAGCTCGCGCACCGCGAGATCGAGGTCGGCGGCGAGTACCAGTGGCGGCGTGAGGGGGAGTACCACCTCTTCAACCCGAAGACCGTCTTCAAGCTGCAGCACGCGACGCGCGCCAAGCGCTACGAGATCTTCAAGGAGTACACGCACCTCGTCGACGAGCAGGCCGAGCAGCTCGCCACCCTGCGGGGCCTGCTGCGGCTGCGCACCGGCGAGGGGGCGCCCCGGCCGCCGATCCGGATCGAAGAGGTCGAGCCGGTGGAGGCGATCGTCCGCCGTTTCTCGACGGGCGCGATGTCCTACGGCTCGATCTCGGCAGAGGCCCACGAGACGCTGGCGATCGCGATGAACCGCCTCGGCGGCAAGTCGAACACCGGCGAGGGCGGCGAGGACCCGGCGCGCTTCGTCCCCGACGAGAACGGGGACTCCCGCCGCTCGGCGATCAAGCAGGTCGCCTCGGGGCGCTTCGGGGTGACGAGCAACTACCTCGTGAACGCGGACGACCTGCAGATCAAGATGGCACAGGGCGCCAAGCCCGGCGAGGGCGGCCAGCTGCCCGGCGGGAAGGTCTGGCCGTGGATCGCCCGCACCCGCTACTCGACGCCGGGCGTCGGCCTCATCTCTCCGCCACCGCACCACGACATCTACTCGATCGAGGATCTCGCCCAGCTCATCCACGACCTGAAGAACGCGAACGACCGGGCGCGGGTACACGTGAAGCTCGTCGCCGAGGTGGGTGTCGGCACGGTCGCGGCCGGGGTCGCGAAGGCGCACGCCGACGTGGTGCTCATCTCCGGTTACGACGGCGGGACGGGCGCCGCGCCGCTCACCTCGCTGAAGCACGCCGGCTCGCCGTGGGAGATCGGCCTCGCCGAGACCCAGCAGACGCTGGTGCGCAACGCGCTGCGGGACCGCATCGTCGTGCAGGTCGACGGCCAGCTGAAGACCGGCCGCGACGTGGTGATCGCGGCGCTGCTCGGCGCAGAGGAGTTCGGCTTCGCCTCCGCGCCGCTCGTCGTCTCGGGCTGCGTGATGATGCGCGTCTGTCACCTCGACACCTGCCCGGTCGGCATCGCCACCCAGAACCCCGAGCTGCGCAAGCGCTTCAACGGCAAGCCGGAGTTCGTCGAGACCTTCTTCCGCTACCTCGCCGAGGAGGTGCGCGAGCACCTCGCCGCCCTCGGCTACGCGACCATCGAGGAGGCCGTCGGCCACGTCGAGTCGCTCGACACCACCGAGGCGGTCGGCCACTGGAAGGCGCAGGGCCTCGACCTCTCGCCGCTGCTCGTCGCCGCCGAGCCCTTCCACGGCTCGACCGAGCTGCACAAGGTGCGCGACCAGGACCACGGCCTCGCCCTCGCCCTCGACAACGTCCTCATCGCCGAGGCGCGCGCCGCCCTAGAGGACGCGAAGCCGGTACAGATCGAGCACGAGGTGCGCAACACCAACCGCACCGTCGGCACGATGCTCGGCGCCGAGGTGACCCGCCGCTACGGCGCGGACGGCCTCCCGGATGCGACGATCCGCGTGCTGCTCACCGGCTCGGCGGGGCAGAGCCTCGCCGCCTTCCTGCCGGCGGGGATCGAGATCACCCTCTTCGGGGACGCGAACGACTACCTCGCGAAGGGCCTTTCCGGTGGGCGCGTCGTGCTGCGCCCGCCCCGCGGCGCGACCTTCGCGGCGGCGGAGAACATCATCGCCGGCAACGTCTGCGCCTACGGGGCGACCGGCGGGGAGCTGTTCATCTCCGGTCAGGTCGGCGAGCGCTTCTGCGTGCGCAACTCGGGGGCGACGGCCGTCGTCGAGGGGGTCGGCGACCACGCCTGTGAGTACATGACCGGAGGGCGCGTCGTCATCCTCGGTGCGACCGGCCGCAACGTCGCGGCGGGGATGTCGGGGGGCATCGCCTACATCCACGACCCCGACGACCTCCTCCGGCTCCGCCTGAACACCGAGCTCGTCGACGTCGAGGTCCCCGACGAGGGCGACCGCCGCTTCCTGCTCGACCTCATCGAGCGCCACCGCGACCTCACCGGCTCCCAGCGCGCCGCCGAGCTGCTCGAGTCCCCGGACGAGAGCCTCTCGGCCTTCAAGAAGGTGATGCCCCGCGACTACCGGCGGGTCCTCGAGATCACCCGCCTCGCCATCGAGCGGGGGGAGTCGGTCGACGACGCGATCATGGCGGCCGTCGGTGGCTGA